A stretch of DNA from Staphylococcus equorum:
CAGATGGTTCAGGGCAAAGGAGCTGAAAATAATGAGAAAAAATATTCATCCTGAATATCACAGTGTAATCTTTTTAGATACAACTACGAATTTTAAATTCCTAAGTGGTTCAACAAAATCTTCAAAAGAGACTATGGAATGGGAAGATGGCAACGAATACCCAGTTATTCGTTTAGACGTTTCATCTGATTCACATCCA
This window harbors:
- a CDS encoding type B 50S ribosomal protein L31 — encoded protein: MRKNIHPEYHSVIFLDTTTNFKFLSGSTKSSKETMEWEDGNEYPVIRLDVSSDSHPFYTGRQKFAAADGRVERFNKKFGIKSSDE